A genome region from Ctenopharyngodon idella isolate HZGC_01 chromosome 5, HZGC01, whole genome shotgun sequence includes the following:
- the zbtb43 gene encoding zinc finger and BTB domain-containing protein 43 gives METDTNSFHVEFPDFSCSLLKKLNQQRQRGQLCDLMVSLGGHQFRAHRAVLAASSPYFCDQVLLKNSARVVLPDVMHPCVFEQLLLSCYTGALSVPSGEVVAFLTAASFLQMWHVVDKCTELLEVGKKKNSCGGHFDHGSSPRGDSYTTDNEDTGQTAGQVEDLVDDGLSIPALGTLESGGCSSPDDLSSENGSDAMENQCSRPAYVPPSIMGHRKKVHIKAERQNREACGSVFGSEHTVNDSDENCHNPNIAEDCFDEKLVECLDGDCSYEEPSDFYGSSMEGFSQAGDELSGPPSKEKLQLEGSADVSQDGAPVDSGLKEETSHSGFASVVYKLYPCQCGKSFTHKSQRDRHMSMHLGLRPFGCAVCGKSFKMKHHLVGHMKIHTGIKPYECSLCSKRFMWRDSFNRHTSTCARAHQTRRASQIC, from the coding sequence ATGGAGACTGATACAAACTCCTTCCATGTGGAGTTCCCGGATTTTTCCTGCTCCCTCCTGAAGAAGCTGAACCAGCAGCGGCAGAGAGGGCAGCTGTGTGACCTCATGGTGTCCCTTGGCGGCCATCAGTTCCGTGCTCACCGCGCGGTGCTGGCCGCCAGCTCACCGTACTTCTGCGATCAGGTGCTGCTGAAGAACAGCGCCCGCGTGGTGCTGCCGGACGTCATGCATCCGTGTGTTTTCGAGCAGCTTCTCTTGTCGTGCTACACGGGAGCGCTGTCCGTGCCATCCGGAGAGGTGGTGGCCTTCCTCACGGCCGCAAGCTTCCTGCAAATGTGGCACGTGGTGGACAAATGTACAGAGCTTTTAGAAGTGGGGAAGAAGAAAAACAGCTGCGGCGGGCATTTCGACCACGGATCGTCTCCGAGAGGTGACAGTTACACCACCGACAATGAGGACACCGGCCAGACTGCAGGTCAAGTGGAAGATCTAGTTGATGACGGCCTTTCGATTCCCGCTCTGGGAACGCTGGAAAGCGGCGGCTGCTCGTCTCCAGATGATCTGAGCAGCGAGAATGGGTCGGATGCAATGGAAAACCAGTGCTCTAGACCTGCCTATGTGCCGCCGAGCATAATGGGACACAGAAAGAAGGTGCATATAAAGGCAGAGAGGCAGAATCGAGAAGCCTGTGGCAGCGTGTTTGGCAGTGAACACACCGTGAACGATTCGGATGAAAACTGCCACAATCCAAACATAGCTGAGGATTGTTTTGATGAGAAGTTGGTGGAGTGTTTGGATGGAGATTGCTCTTACGAAGAGCCCTCGGACTTCTACGGGTCCTCCATGGAGGGCTTTTCACAAGCCGGAGACGAGCTCTCTGGCCCACCGTCCAAGGAGAAACTGCAACTAGAAGGAAGTGCAGATGTTTCTCAAGATGGGGCACCTGTTGACAGTGGCCTGAAGGAGGAAACCTCTCACTCAGGGTTCGCCTCGGTGGTTTATAAGCTCTATCCATGCCAGTGTGGCAAAAGTTTTACACACAAAAGCCAGAGGGACCGCCACATGAGCATGCACCTGGGTCTGAGGCCGTTCGGTTGCGCCGTTTGCGGCAAAAGCTTCAAAATGAAGCATCACTTAGTGGGCCACATGAAGATCCACACGGGCATTAAACCCTACGAGTGCAGCCTGTGCTCGAAACGCTTCATGTGGAGAGACAGCTTCAACCGCCATACCTCCACTTGTGCAAGAGCCCACCAGACCCGACGGGCCTCCCAGATCTGCTAG